A segment of the Streptomyces sp. ITFR-21 genome:
CCGGTCCCCCACCACCAGCGGCCGCTTCGCCCCGGTCCTGATCACCGTCTCCCGGTGCATGGGGGGCTGCGGCTTCCCCGCGACCTGCGGACGCGCCCCGGTCGCGATCCGGACCACCTCCACCGCCGCCCCGTTGCCCGGCGCGATGCCCCGCGCGCTGGGGATCGTCAGATCCGTGTTGGACGCGAACCACGGCACACCGGCGTTCACCGCGTACACCATCTCCGTGAGCTGCGCCCACCGCAGCTGCGGCGAGAACCCCTGCACGGCCGCCACCGGCCCGTCCGCCACCGACTCGACCGGCACCAGGCCGCGTTCCCGCAGCGCCTCGATCAGCCCCTCCCCGCCGACCGCCAACACCTTCGCCCCGGCCGGCACCTGACCGGCGATCAGCCGGGCCACCGCCTGCGCGGAGGTGATCACGTCCTCGGCGCCGGCCGGCACGCCCAGCCGGGTCAGGTGCTCGGCGACGGTCTGCGGGGTACGGGACGCGTTGTTGGTGACGTACGCCAGCCGCATGCCGTGCCCGCCGGCCGCAGCCAGGGACTCCACCGCGTGCGCGATGGCGTCCCCGCCCGCGTAGACCACCCCGTCGAGATCGAGCAACGCGGTGTCGTACGCGGTGTCGAGCGGTCGTTCGCTGCCGTCCGGCCTGGTCCGCTGGGTCATGGCGGGCTCGCTCCTCGTCGTGGTGTCGATGGCTCGATCATCCCTCATGCCCGGTGGGCACACGACGTAGCATGCGCTGATGAGCACCTCCGGCACCGACCGCCCCGCGCGCCCCGGCCCCGAGCGCGGTCTGCGCCTGGAACCCTTCCGCGGCCTGCGCTACGTGCCGGAACGCGTCAGCAGCCTCGCCGCGGTCACGGCGCCGCCGTACGACGTCGTGGTGCGGCCCGGCGAGCAGCGGCGGCTGGAGACCGCGGACCCGTACAACCTGGTGCGGCTGATCCTGCCGGAGGCCCCCACCGCGGCCGAGCAGCACCGCAAGGCGGCGCGGACGCTCGCCGAGTGGCGCGCGGACGGCGTGCTCGCCGCCGATCCGCGCCCGGCGCTCTACATCTACGAACAGCTCGACGGCGACCGCCCGCAGCGCGGTGTCATCGGCGCGCTGCGGCTCAGCCCGCCCGAAAACGGCGTGGTACTGCCGCACGAGGACGTGATGGAGGGGCCGGTCGCCGACCGCGCCGCCCTGATGCGCGCCACCAGGGCCAACCTCGAGCCGCTGCTGCTCGTCTACCGCGACGGCGGCCGGACCGCCCGCGTCATCGAGCGGACGGCCGCCGGCACCCCGCCGCTGCTGACCACCACCACCGAGGACGGCGTACGCCACCGCCTGTGGGCGCTCACCGGCCCCGCCGACCTGGCCTCGGTCCAGGGCGACCTGGCGACCCGTCGGGCCATGATCGCCGACGGCCACCACCGCTGGGCCACCTACCGCCGCCTCCAGGCCGAGCACCGCCCCGGCGGCCCCTGGGACTACGGCCTGGTCCTGCTGGTGGACTCCGCCCGCCATCCACCGCGGGTACGCGCCATCCACCGCGTGCTGCCGCGGCTCCCGCTCGCCGTGGCCCTCGCCGCCGTCCAGGAGGCCTTCCGGGTCAGGGCCCTGGCCGGCCCGCTGGACCGGGCGCTCGCCGCGCTGGCCGAGGCGGCGGCGGACGGCAACGCCTTCCTGCTGGCGGGCGACGGCTTCCATCTGCTGGACCGCCCGCGACCTGACCGGCTGGACGCCGCCGTGCCCCACGACCGGCCCGAGCTGTGGCGCCGGCTCGACGCCGCCGTACTCCACCACCTCCTGCTCGACCGCCTCTGGCAGGTTCCCGACGCCCCCGGGTACGCCCGCTACGTCCATGACGCCGCCTCAGCCGTCGAACTCGCCGAGCGGCACGGCGGAACCGCCGTCCTGCTGAGTCCGGTACGGGAAGACGTAGTACTGGAGCTGGCCCGGCAGGGCGTGATGATGCCGCCCAAGTCCACCTCCTTCGGGCCCAAGCCGGCCGGTGGCCTGGTCATCCGCAGCCTGGACCTGTGAAAGCGCCGGGGGCGGCACCCGCGGTGTGCGGGTGCCGCCCCCGGCGGCCGGCCGGGCCACTGCCCGGCTCGTGTTTCTGTTCCCTGTTCCCTGTTCCCTGTTCCCTGTTCCCGCGCCCGGACCTGGTCCTGGCCGGCCTCGGCTCAGTCCTCGTCGCGGTCGTCGCTCGGGGGCTCGCGGAAGGGCGAGTCGAGGAAGGAGGAGGGAGCGGGCTCGCCGGCCGACTCGGGCTTCGCCACAACGGGGCTCTCGTCATCCGCCGCGTCGTCGTCCCCGTCGTCCTCCACATCGTCATCGTCGAAGTCGTCGGCGTCCCCGGCCTCGGCTGCGGCTGCGGCTGCGGGTGCCGCGGGTACGTCGCCGGTCGCGTCGTCGATGTCCTCAGCGTCCAGGCCGTCGTCTTCGGCGTCTTCGTCTTCTTCTTCGTCGTCCTCGTCGAAGTCGTCGGCGGCCAGGTCCTCGTCGGTCGCGTCGTCAGTCGGCTCGGCGACCCGGCCGGTGTCGGCACCGGGAGTGGCCGCGGTGCCGGTGGCGCCGCCCGCTCCGTCCTCGTCCGCCCCGTCCTCGGCGGCGTCCTCCACGACGTCGACGAACTGCAGGCCGTCGAGCTGGGCGAGGCGGTCGGAGGCATCCGTGGTGCCGTTGTGATCGGCTTCCAGCGCCTTGGCGAACCAGTCGCGGGCCTCGTTCTCCCGGCCGACCCCGAGCAGCGCGTCGGCGTACGCGTACCGCAGCCGCGCGGTCCACGGGTGCACCGCGCTGGCCGCCAGCTCAGAGCTCTGCAGGGTGACCACGGCCGCCTCGGCCTGGCCCATGTCCTGCCGCGCGCCGGCCGCGACCAGCCGCATCTCCACCTGGCCGGCCTTGTCCAGCTTCTGCACCTCGGGCGCGCCGGCCATCTCCAGCGCCCGCTCCGGCCGTCCGAGCCCGCGCTCGCAGTCCGCCATGACCGGCCACAGGTCCACCGTCCCGGTCATCCGCCGGGAGGTACGGAACTCCGCCAGTGCCTCGGCGTACCGCTCGGTGGCGTACGACGCGAAGCCCGCCGCCTCCCGGACGGCCGCGACGCGCGTCGCCAGCCGCAGCGCCACCCGCGAGTAGGCGTAGGCCCGCTCCGGGTCCTCGTCCAGCAGCTGGGCGACCATCACCAGGTTGCGCGACACATCCTCGGCGAGCGTCTTCGGCAGGCTCATCAGCTCCTGCCGCACGCTCGGGTCGATCTCCTGTCCGGTCACCTCGTCGGGGATGGGCAGCCGCTTGATCGGCTCGCGGTCGTCGCGGTGCTCGTCACGGCCGCCCCGGTTCTCGAACCGCCCGCGTCCCTGTACCGCCGGCCGACGGCCGAAGTCCCGGCCGTCCCGGTCCCCGCCGCCCTCACGACGCGGCCCGCGCGGCCGGTCGTCCCGCTGCTCGTAACGCGGCCTGTCCTCGCGCGGACGGTCGTCACGCCGGAAACCGCCGCCGGTCGGGCGGTCGTCCCTGGGCCGGTCGTACCGCGGGCGGTCGTCGCGGGGGCGGTCGTCGCGCGGCCGATCCGGCCGGTCGCCCCGCTGCTCGTAACGCGGCCTGTCCTCACGCGGACGATCGTCACGTCGGAAGCCACTGCCGCCGGTCGGGCGGTCGTCACGCCGGAAACCGCCGCCACTCGGCCGGTCGTCACGGCCACGGTCGTCCCTGGGCCGATCGAAGCGCGGGCGGTCGTCGCGGGGGCGGTCGTCGCGCGGCCGATCCGGCCGGTCGCCCCGCTGCTCGTAACGCGGCCTGTCCTCACGCGGACGATCGTCACGTCGGAAGCCACTGCCGCCGGTCGGGCGGTCGTCACGCCGGAAACCGCCGCCACTCGGCCGGTCGTCACGGCCACGGTCGTCCCTGGGCCGATCGAAGCGCGGGCGGTCGTCGCGGGGGCGGTCGTCGCGCGGCCGATCCGGCCGGTCGCCCCGCTGCTCGTAACGCGGCCTGTCCTCACGCGGACGGTCGTCACGCCGGAAGCCACCGCCGCCGGTCGGCGGGCGGTTGCCGGCGGGACGGTCGTAGCGGGGCCGGTCGTCACGCCGCGGGGCGCCACCGAAGCGGTCGTCGCGGGGGCGGTCGTCGCGTCGGAAGCCACTGCCGCCGGTCGGGCGGTCGTCCCTACGGAACCCGCCGCCGCGGTTGTCATCCCGCCGCGGACCACTCGGCCGGTCGTCACGGCCACGGTCGTCCCTGGGCCGATCGAAGCGCGGACGGTCGTCCCGGGGACGGTCGTCCCGGCGGAAGCCACCGCCGGTGCCACCACCCACCGGGCGGTTGCCGGCGCTGCCGGCAGGACGGTCGTAGCGGGGACGGTCGTCACGCCGGAAGCCCCCGCCACTGGGCCGGTCGTCACGCCGCGGAGCGCCGCCGGAGCGGCCGTCCCTCGGACGGTCGTCGCGGCGGAAGCCGCCGGCGCCACGGTCATCACGACGAGGGGCACCACGGTCGTCATCACGGCGGGGGCCGCGGGGGCGGTCGTCACGACGGTCGTCACGCCGATCGGCGCCGCGGTGGTCACCGCCGCGCGAGTCCGGACGCGCGGGGCGTTCGGGTCGTTCTTCGGGTGAGTTGGACATCGTCGTGACTCCTGTTGTCGGGTCGTGCTGCTGTAGTGCGAGTCTCCCGTATCGTCCGGGAGATCGCGCATCGAGGGAAAACAAAAGGACCCCCGGTCCCAGCGCTTAGGCCAGGACCGAGGGTCCAGAAAGATTGTTCGGCGGTGTCCTACTCTCCCACAGGGTCCCCCCTGCAGTACCATCGGCGCTGAAAGGCTTAGCTTCCGGGTTCGGAATGTAACCGGGCGTTTCCCTAACGCTATGACCACCGAAACGCTATCGGGTCATCCCGTAGTCAACGGGATTTCGACAGTGTCCTAGCGAACAAGCACACTTTTTAGTTGTGTGAACTGGTTCAACCGGTGCGACTGTTCGCAACCCGGGAACCAAACAGTGGACGCGAGCACACATGGACAAGCCCTCGGCCTATTAGTACCGGTCAGCTCCACCCCTCACAAGGCTTCCACATCCGGCCTATCAACCCAGTCGTCTACTGGGAGCCTTACCCCATCACGTGGGTGGGAGCCCTCATCTCGAAGCAGGCTTCCCGCTTAGATGCTTTCAGCGGTTATCCCTCCCGAACGTAGCCAACCAGCCATGCCCTTGGCAGAACAACTGGCACACCAGAGGTCCGTCCGTCCCGGTCCTCTCGTACTAGGGACAGCCCTTCTCAAGACTCCAACGCGCGCAGCGGATAGGGACCGAACTGTCTCACGACGTTCTAAACCCAGCTCGCGTACCGCTTTAATGGGCGAACAGCCCAACCCTTGGGACCGACTCCAGCCCCAGGATGCGACGAGCCGACATCGAGGTGCCAAACCATCCCGTCGATATGGACTCTTGGGGAAGATCAGCCTGTTATCCCCGGGGTACCTTTTATCCGTTGAGCGACGGCGCTTCCACAAGCCACCGCCGGATCACTAGTCCCTACTTTCGTACCTGCTCGACCCGTCAGTCTCGCAGTCAAGCTCCCTTGTGCACTTACACTCAACACCTGATTACCAACCAGGCTGAGGGAACCTTTGGGCGCCTCCGTTACCCTTTAGGAGGCAACCGCCCCAGTTAAACTACCCACCAGACACTGTCCCTGATCCGGATCACGGACCGAGGTTAGACATCCAGCACGACCAGAGTGGTATTTCAACGACGACTCCACCACGGCTGGCGCCGCGACTTCACAGTCTCCCACCTATCCTACACAAGCCGAACCGAACACCAATATCAAGCTATAGTAAAGGTCCCGG
Coding sequences within it:
- a CDS encoding HAD-IIA family hydrolase — its product is MTQRTRPDGSERPLDTAYDTALLDLDGVVYAGGDAIAHAVESLAAAGGHGMRLAYVTNNASRTPQTVAEHLTRLGVPAGAEDVITSAQAVARLIAGQVPAGAKVLAVGGEGLIEALRERGLVPVESVADGPVAAVQGFSPQLRWAQLTEMVYAVNAGVPWFASNTDLTIPSARGIAPGNGAAVEVVRIATGARPQVAGKPQPPMHRETVIRTGAKRPLVVGDRLDTDIEGADAGGVDSLLVLTGVSTARQLLAAEPKHRPTYVAADLRGLLVAHPPVGEAAGGFTCGGWTASAAPDALALEGDGEALDGLRALCAAAWTAAGDGTCSLDPGKALARLSLDGVTVAGGG
- a CDS encoding DUF1015 domain-containing protein produces the protein MSTSGTDRPARPGPERGLRLEPFRGLRYVPERVSSLAAVTAPPYDVVVRPGEQRRLETADPYNLVRLILPEAPTAAEQHRKAARTLAEWRADGVLAADPRPALYIYEQLDGDRPQRGVIGALRLSPPENGVVLPHEDVMEGPVADRAALMRATRANLEPLLLVYRDGGRTARVIERTAAGTPPLLTTTTEDGVRHRLWALTGPADLASVQGDLATRRAMIADGHHRWATYRRLQAEHRPGGPWDYGLVLLVDSARHPPRVRAIHRVLPRLPLAVALAAVQEAFRVRALAGPLDRALAALAEAAADGNAFLLAGDGFHLLDRPRPDRLDAAVPHDRPELWRRLDAAVLHHLLLDRLWQVPDAPGYARYVHDAASAVELAERHGGTAVLLSPVREDVVLELARQGVMMPPKSTSFGPKPAGGLVIRSLDL